The Thermotoga caldifontis AZM44c09 genomic interval AGGACGTTCAGAAGGTCCCTCACGATGGGATTGTAAGAAGCATCGAAAGCCTTGACCGTTCTCTGCCACTGGTCTATGTAAGAAGAAACGAAGGTGACGGTATCTTTGAAAAGCGGTTGAAAAACGTATTTGCGATAGAAATGATCAACCAGCAGGATCACAACCAAAATTGTGCCGACTACGATGAGTGTGGTCGTGAAAAACAGTCTTTCGAAAATGACTTTCAAAAAGGAAGGCTTATAATCTTTATTCCGGATTCTTATTCACCCGCCCTTATTATGTTATCATACCTTGTGTGAATTGACTCACTTTTCTCACGCGCTCGCAGAATTGCCAAAGAACACGGTTGCCGCTGATCGGGACTGCGTGTCAGCAAAAACACTAAAGCCTTCAACCACCCACTTGCAATCTTCCAAGAGTCTGTGGTATACTAAATATCGCTGGAAAGTCGGGGACGTGGTGCAGCCTGGTTTAGCATGCCGGTCTGTCACACCGGTGGTCGCGGGTTCAAATCCCGTCGTCCCCGCCAAAGGGAGGGCCTTGGAGCCCTCCTTTTGTGTTATAATTCTTTCGAGGTGGACGAGTGAAGCTGTTCCTTGGGAGACAGATCGTTCTGAGTGAATTCTTCAATGTGGATCTTGCAGTCTCCTGGGTGGAGCAACCGGTCAGCGGGGCAAACTTCTACCTTCTGGGAAGCGATAAAGGTTACATTCTACTTTCGAACTTCTCTGAGGAGACCAGCTACGGTTTGGGTTTCCACGTCCTTGAGCTTCCGCACGGACTTTTCGCCGTCGTGACCGGTTCCATGAACTGGAGATACGCAAAGAGGGCCGCGGAGCTCGGAGCAAATGCACTGTTCGTTTTTCAGGATTTGTCCAAGCCCGAAGAATTGTTGCTCGTCAAAACCATCTGCTGGGGTTCGAGCAGGGAGTTCAACATTCCGGTGGTGCTGCTGGCGAAACACGCAGGAGCAACTCACCTCTTCTTCTGCGTTCCAGGCCAGGGAATGGATCGATCGGGCATCCTCTTCGATGCGACTTCTTCGTGCATCGTGGAACTCGATGTGTCCCGAACCGATTCGGGCAAGTTCTTCATCGTTAAAAGCCTCGCAGGTTGATACGTCATGGATTTTCTCTTTACGAACCTCTGGAGACTTTTCAGAGACTTACCGCCTTCACGAAAACATCTCGGCCCTGATCACGTTGTACGCACCGCAGTTCTGCAGCTCGAGTACGACTCCAGTTTCAAAAACAGAAAGATCTTCACAGATTTTTTCATGTCCCTGCTTTCCAAGATCGCCAGCTTTTCTCCCGACGTGGTCGTGTTTCCCGCACTGACAGATTTGTTCTTTTTACGCGGCGTATGGTCTTTCCCCTTGCCTGGCAGATTCATAAAGAACAAGCTGAAGGTGCCGGAGACGGTCAGCAAACAGTGCGAACGGTTCATGCTGGAACTCTCACGGCGATTGAACTGCACCGTGGCTTTCGGTACGACACGCGGTTTAAAACTCTGCAGTGAGGGACGTTCACTCGGTGAGAAACGCACAAAAGTGAAAGATTATGTTCTGGCGCTCGTGCCGAAACGTTTACTTGTGAGCAGCGAGGCCTTGGCGAAACTGGTCGAGGAGGGCGTCAGGATCGTTGTGACGCCTACCAGCGGGACGAACATCTACAGCGAGTGGGACGATAAATACTACTTCTGGTCGCACGCGCAGATGGTTGGTTACTACTGTCTGAAGGCAACGCTCGTTGGAAAACTTCTTCAAAATCGCCTCAAAGATCGAGCCTGCGTTTCCGGACCCATTCCTATCACACAGAATCACGACGGTTACATCGTGAGGAACGAATCGCTGGAAGGAAACGCGGTCCTTCTGGCCGAACTGGACATGGAAAGGCTTGAAAAATTCCTTCTGGAGCAGAAGAGTAAGTTCAGTACAACGATTTTTTGAACGAGCAGATGTCTCAATTTATTTCAATTTATTTCACTCACCACCCATTTTCCGCTGACCAGTTTGACGCCGAGATAGACGAAAGGTGTGTCTATGAGCGCGATGATGAACTTGACGATGTACTGGGAGAATATCATGCGCAGCAGAACATCACCGGGTACGGTGTTGACAAACGCCACCACGATGAACAAGCACGTATCGATGAACTGAGAAACGATGGTGGAGAAATTGTTCCTCACCCACAAATGCTTTCCCTTCGTGAGCCTTTTCCACACGTGAAACGCCCAAACATCGTGAGTTTGGGAGGCTACGTAGGCGATCATGCTCGCAACAACGATCCTCGGTGTGGAGGAGAAAACCTTTATGAAGGCTTCGTTGTCTTTGAAAAAGCTCGCCGGTGGATAAACGACCACGATCCTGCTGTAGAGCATCAACAGAAGGGAAACGAAAAACCCGCTCCAGACGATCCTCTGAGCAATTTTCCTGCCGTAGACTTCGCTCACGATGTCGGTGATGGCGAAGGTCACAGGATAGCATATCACGGCCACAGGAACGATGAACGGTCCCAGATTGACCAGTTTCGATGCGGTCACGTTCGAAGCAACTATGGCAAATATGAAGATGCTCGTGAGCGTGATGAGTTTCTCATTCAACCTTTCTGTCATGACCCTCCAGGCCTCCCATCTGTGTCGTCACTTTGATACCACCGCGGATGTTGTAAATAACGGTCACCCTGAGCCTGTTGGTGTTGAGAAGTTTCTTGAGATCTTCGTAAATTCTTTTCGTGGCCTCTTCCTGGTAGATTCCGACGTTTCTGAAGCTGACAAAGTAGTACTTCAACGATTTCAGCTCGACGATCTTTCCACCGTCCGGATAGTACTCGATGATCACCTTTCCGATGTCGGGCAGCCCGGAGAACGGGCAGACGGCGGAGAATTCTTCCGTCTCGATCCTGATGTATTCATCCTTACCATCGAAATCGATGGTTTCAAGAAAATCCGTTCTTATAGCTTCGTGCCCTTCGAAGTGAAAAATCCTTCCTTCTGCCTTCGGCATGGGTCCACCTCCGATCAAGAATTCTATCCCACCATATCATACAGTCAAGTCACGAAGAAACGCAGTTCGACGAACTACCCGGGGCCATCTTAACACGTTCGTACCCAGAGTTGTGATATCATACTGGGGGAATCCGAATATTGTGATAACATTTTTGCAAGGGGGTGTCGGTATGAAGAGGTTGTTTTTCGTGATCCTCGCGGTCCTGGCATGCGTTGTGTTCGCGACCGAGTACGCCGTGGAAGACGAACTTTTGACACCGGATCCTTCACCCAAGATCGGGGGCACTTTGAGACTCGCTCTGGCCTCGACTCCGGAATCTTACCTGCTTTATGGAACACTCGATTCTTCGAGCTACAGCGTCATCATGGGCCCGATGTTCTCAACGATGGTGGAAATGCACCCGGTGACGAACGAGATCAGACCGGCTCTGGCGAAATCCTGGACCGTCTCGACGGATGGAAAAGAAGTCACCTTCAAGCTGCGTGAGGCGTACTGGTCGGACGGAACACCCATCACAGCAGACGATGTGGTCTTCACGTTCCAGTACTTCGTCATGAACAAGTACGCACGTGGCAACTCGATCGACAGGTTCACGATACCGGACGAACAAGGTGTCAACAGGATGATCGAGTGGGTCAAGCTGGACGACAAGACCGTCAAAGCGATCCTCCCATCACCGTACGGAGCGTTCTTCACGGTGCTCTCACA includes:
- a CDS encoding queuosine precursor transporter — encoded protein: MTERLNEKLITLTSIFIFAIVASNVTASKLVNLGPFIVPVAVICYPVTFAITDIVSEVYGRKIAQRIVWSGFFVSLLLMLYSRIVVVYPPASFFKDNEAFIKVFSSTPRIVVASMIAYVASQTHDVWAFHVWKRLTKGKHLWVRNNFSTIVSQFIDTCLFIVVAFVNTVPGDVLLRMIFSQYIVKFIIALIDTPFVYLGVKLVSGKWVVSEIN
- the queF gene encoding preQ(1) synthase, giving the protein MPKAEGRIFHFEGHEAIRTDFLETIDFDGKDEYIRIETEEFSAVCPFSGLPDIGKVIIEYYPDGGKIVELKSLKYYFVSFRNVGIYQEEATKRIYEDLKKLLNTNRLRVTVIYNIRGGIKVTTQMGGLEGHDRKVE